A genome region from Methanomassiliicoccales archaeon includes the following:
- a CDS encoding M20/M25/M40 family metallo-hydrolase, whose amino-acid sequence MRNEILSTLLDLLEIRSDMHADKSIIVNYAKKILEEIGFEIAIAGDKSYPALIASRGKGGIALSGHLDTVPIGDGWTRKQGEIDGDRIYGRGTTDMKGAVASMLVAARDLAREDVPCTLLLTTDEEEKMLGALKLSQFEAVRTAHAIIICEPTSLNVACREKGVFRFRLITRGKAAHSSQCWLGENAILKMNNLLIKLSDLAQVPAGPTDKMTMCFTTIQGGTKDNVVPDRCQTEIDVRFPAPLTVKDVEALIRSRLVGEDYEIETIYGLEPFESDRDSKIVKMLTTCLKSAIVDVPYATEAPRYQPANPSIYICGPGVPTLAHVPDEYVELSALIKMHAALVKLGRTVFENKSQG is encoded by the coding sequence ATGAGAAATGAGATATTGTCGACGCTTCTTGATCTTCTAGAAATAAGAAGCGATATGCATGCAGACAAGAGCATCATTGTGAATTATGCGAAGAAGATACTTGAAGAAATTGGGTTTGAAATCGCTATTGCGGGCGACAAATCATACCCAGCACTCATCGCATCAAGAGGTAAGGGAGGCATTGCATTATCCGGACATCTAGACACGGTTCCCATTGGAGATGGTTGGACTAGGAAACAAGGGGAAATCGATGGGGACAGGATTTATGGGAGGGGCACTACAGACATGAAGGGCGCGGTCGCCTCAATGTTGGTCGCCGCACGGGACCTCGCAAGAGAGGATGTCCCCTGTACTCTTCTCCTTACCACCGATGAAGAAGAAAAGATGCTGGGAGCTTTGAAGCTCAGCCAGTTCGAAGCTGTGAGGACGGCGCATGCGATTATCATCTGCGAGCCGACAAGCCTTAACGTTGCATGCAGAGAGAAGGGGGTCTTCCGGTTTAGATTGATTACACGAGGAAAAGCAGCCCATTCGAGCCAGTGCTGGCTTGGAGAGAATGCGATTCTTAAAATGAACAATTTACTGATCAAGCTCTCAGATCTCGCGCAGGTTCCAGCTGGTCCAACGGACAAAATGACGATGTGTTTCACGACGATCCAAGGCGGAACGAAGGACAATGTCGTACCGGATAGATGTCAAACGGAGATTGATGTGCGCTTCCCCGCACCCCTAACCGTGAAAGATGTCGAAGCACTGATAAGGAGTCGTTTAGTTGGTGAAGACTACGAAATTGAAACGATCTATGGCCTTGAACCATTCGAATCCGACAGGGATTCGAAGATCGTGAAAATGCTCACCACGTGCCTTAAATCGGCGATCGTCGACGTCCCGTATGCGACCGAAGCGCCAAGATACCAGCCAGCCAATCCATCCATTTACATCTGTGGGCCGGGGGTGCCCACACTTGCCCATGTGCCAGACGAATATGTTGAGCTGTCGGCATTGATAAAAATGCACGCCGCGTTGGTAAAGCTCGGGCGAACGGTGTTTGAGAACAAAAGTCAGGGATAA